The following proteins come from a genomic window of Ammospiza nelsoni isolate bAmmNel1 chromosome 6, bAmmNel1.pri, whole genome shotgun sequence:
- the C6H11orf96 gene encoding uncharacterized protein C11orf96 homolog, with amino-acid sequence MAAKPAELMGICSSYQAVMPHFVCVSEEFPPPARPAKTPKGKLRRPRQSRFKTQPVTFDEIQEVEEEGVSPMEEEKAKKSFLQSLECLRRSTQNLCLQRDRLGSCRLRNSLDSSDSDSAL; translated from the coding sequence ATGGCCGCGAAGCCGGCCGAGCTGATGGGCATCTGCTCCAGCTACCAGGCGGTGATGCCGCACTTCGTCTGCGTGTCCGAGGAGttcccgccgcccgcccgccccgccaaGACCCCCAAGGGCAAGCTGCGGCGGCCGCGGCAGTCGCGCTTCAAGACGCAGCCGGTGACTTTCGACGAGATccaggaggtggaggaggagggggtgTCCCCCATGGAGGAAGAGAAGGCCAAGAAGTCCTTCCTGCAGTCGCTGGAGTGCCTGCGGCGGAGCACCCAGAACCTCTGCCTGCAGCGGGACCGCCTGGGCAGCTGCCGCCTCCGCAACAGCCTCGACTCCAGCGACTCGGACTCGGCCCTGTGA